TTCCGCGGCACGTGCTTCCCCTGGCAGATACTCTCTTGACAAAATAGCGTGATTATTTATATTCGGGAGGAACCGTTCGCTCTACGTAcactttaatatttttaattcaatttataATCTACGCCTTTGGGGTTTGCGGTTTTGCGTTTGCGTTGCTCATCGCCTCATCGCCGCCTCATCGCGAAGGCTCATCGCTTCATGGGCAATAACAACAGCTCATCGGCTAATTAATCTCGTCCATTTtggatgaaaaatttagaGTATTAGAGTAGGTTGATTACATTTCCCATTGTCATCTTCAGGCCTCACATACAGAAAGTATAGACAACAGAGGTATATGAATTGGTACATCGGTAGTCGCAACGATACGCATAACTATTGTCATCAACTACAAATACATCCTTTCGTTCTCAAATTACGACTACGCGTAGTAACTATCTCCAAATAGACCTATTTGTGCCTCATCATTTTAGCCCACCATTAACAGAGACGAAGTCAAAGAAAActatattcaatatatttattcttcaatttactccgttattatattcttcttgcTGCCACTTCCACGACCCGTCGTCCGAGTTGATAGCACTGCCCTGTTCCACTTTCAATTATAGACAATTCCACAACTTTGTTAAGCAGGTTCATATAATTGGAAATATCCactatttttttgtatacAGTTACAACGCTATTAGTGGCCATTTTTTGCAATGCCTGTTCCGAAATCTATAAGAGGTGTAAACCatgtttcatcatcaataacaCCAACACGTATAACTCCTATCGGTATGAATCCGAAAATAGAACggaaacaacaaaaacatAATACATTCGAacaattatcatcatcttcatcatgGTCATCTGCTTCAATATCATCTCCATATCAACAGAgtgataatttattgacAAAAAATTCAACAGCGAAAGATGCTATAGATAATACAGGACCACATCCTAAAAAGAATTCAACCAAAATAACAATGGCACAAGGACCAACCGCCACTGAGAATgagaataaaaataaaaaccCGTCATCATGGGAACCTGAAGATGACATTTTATTACGTCAATTGAAGGAACTCAAAAAATTAGGTTGGAAAGAAATTGCACAACATTTTCATAACAGAACTCCAAACGCTTGTCAATTTAGATGGAGAAGATTGAAATCTGGGAATCTTAAATCCAATAAGACCGCTTTACTTGATTTGTCCCAATTAACGATGGGTAGTGACATTAAAAGGTCGTCTACTCCACTAGAGCCTATCGTCTCTTCTAATGGTTCTACTTctgataaatataaagatcTTATACCCAAATCAAACAAACCAAAAGCAGTTGTTTCGATTATTGAACCtaagagaaaagaaacaatagATGATAATACTATTTCAACTTCATTTAATGGTTTCGTGTCTCCTAAGAATATACGTTCAAATATATCCATTGATAAGACCCTGTTATCACCTCCGCCAGGTTTACCAAAATTACCTGCATCTCATACTAATGCAACAAAGGCATCAAAATCTTTTGTAAAACCGAGATCATTTTCTCATTCCGTAACACGACCAAATTTCTCGACGTCACAATCATCTGTTGCAACATCTATGAAATTACAACCTGATGCAGAAAACATTGGATTTATAcctaaaataataattaaatcAAGGCGCAGTTCTTTTGCAACGAATTTTAATAACactactaataatattaataataatattaataataatattaataatgcTCCAAccaattcaaatttattatcgaCCATGAAGACAACATTAGTAACATCAAAGTCAAGGAgaaattcttttcttccatCTAGTCATCAACATCACCATCAACATAcctatataaataataataataatcatttgCACACTATGAACCACCCccatcatcaatatcatcataataCCCCAAGAAGACTATCTTTCAACTATAACAATAGCAATAACAACAGTAATACTAATTCAGtaacaaattcaagaagatCATCTATGGTAATGGCCCCAAATTCAGCAAATATAGTTTTCAATAACTATCAACCATCACTACCAAATACAAGGAAAAACTCAATTACAGTATTAAGGAAAGAACAATTACCGTCAGCTGTACATACAAATTCTATTGaaccacaacaacaagaacagcGACACTCATTCTCTTCCAAGTTCACTTTCATTAATTCTGAAAATCCTCATGCAAACCATAGAGATAGAAAAGAATTGTTTAGTATGTGgacaaatgatgaagatgacgtACTGAAAATCGGTAACtctaaaaaattatcagcaattgaattatctatattattaccaaataaATCAGATAATCAGATTGAAACTCgtatgaaaaaattattcacGACTAAGGAAGAAGAGCGTGATCATGACGATGCGCTGGATGGTGACCATCTAAGTGTTCTGCATTCATATTCGAAAATGAAAACcgatattattgatgattcTGTTAATGAGAATAAATATTTGCCCACACCAAAATTCTCACCTTCTGATGAATAAATTACTTCACGTGAAGAACTGCTATCGTCATGGTCACAATGGGGATTCCATATGGACAAATAAACAAGAGGAACTAGTAAAAATCAgctatatattatattcgaaaattattaaataaggAAAAATCAAACCAAATGGAATCAAGGGAGAAATATGTAAGTTTTCATTTcccaaaattttcaatctATGTAAACATAAGATACTATAAAGAATTTTATACACCAGGCGTATAGGAAAAACTTACCTCCGTGGAacctttatatttttcattagcTTCAGTTGGAAACCATCTGTAAATATAAAGtatgatgaagatggatATATAAGCCTATTTGCTAGGTGgtattttctaattgtgGGATATTGTGTTAGATGTAATTTACTCcttattgatatttttatgaatACGTTCAGGTATAATATAGATAAGTCTAGTTTTATATGTTCGGTTACATAATAGGCAGCTAGGATAATAATGTGAAAAGGTGAATACCTAAAGGTTCTAAGATTGGTAACACTCTCTGAAGTAGCTTCGATTGCAAGGTTATCATTAGTAGTTCTTGAAAGGATCGTCAGGCTCGGCCTGTCGCATATGCGGGTAATACCCTTTATTATGATCCTCGTTATACAGCTAGTACTTACCTTACACTATAACATGCTCAAGTATATAAACCTAGGTGTAGTTTAGTGCAACAAAACCAACCCCAAAGTTTTAAACGCCTAGAAAAATAAAGGGTTGAAAATGGTTCCTTTGGATTCCCTTCAGGtgaaaaatcaagaaataatatttataacAGGGGAAAGTTCAAGTTAATGGGTGTATTATCCCCGCGAAGCGAAATTCGGCGAGTTTTTTCCGTTCAGATTTCAACTGGTGGAAAATCGTCGGAACATCAGTTGAAACCTCCtccaaaaaaattgaattagagtgttgatgaaaatggaattgaaaatgttaaCTAACAGTGGACcaataattattttcattccCAAGGTGTTTTTCTAAGGCATTTACAATTCATTACTTGCAAAGTATATACatgatttaattgtttCCTGCCATTCGTAGCATCTCATGATATTGCTAGAATTGCCTTGCCATAGGAGTCATAATTAAAGCAAAGAGGAACTTTTCCATTCCGGTCAtctattcaaaataatttgatcAAGTATCTTTAAGAACCACCTTACCTTTGTAATATTTCTACGTCATCAAGTATTTCCTACCTGAATATTAATTACATTCCCGTGGTCTCTCTCTTGTTACTCCAGGTAATTCCAAGTGTTTATTAAACACATCTGAGCGGGTTTTTCATAGTAAATAACTATTATTTGTGTTGAAGTTGGTACTCCTACGGTTGTTATTGGctttaataattattaatcTAAACCCATTAAGCGCATATCTTAACTAGGTTTAGCATATGGCAATTGACCACCTGACTAATACTTTGATAACAGAAGGTAATTACAATTTAGCAACAAATGATTTGTTGAAAGAACTTTAGATTGCACTTTTTTCAGTACCTTTGTTAGCTTTCATTTGGAGTCTGTCGCGCGACAGGTTGTCTGGGTTTAGGACAAATTTTAATGTTAGACATTTATAACGACAAATAGACCTAAATTATATAGTGGTGTAAGGAAAtcttattaaaattttctgGACAAGGTTAGACATTTCTTCGAAGAGAAAATTTTTTGCCGACGCACTTATCTGGAATTTGAAACTGGCGCGTGAATTAGAAGTTCCTGCAGAACAATCAACTGTCGAGATATGTTTCCGATTAAACCTTTGTGCGAGATAATCTTGGACTAATTATTTAATCACTCGAAGCTCTTTAATGATCTTacttcaaatatataagacATCgagaaagaatatattttaatacATCTATTCGAGTATCTCTGTTATTTTTTGACTTCATATTTTAGGTAATGCAATTCTATATTTAGACTATAGTAAACTTTTAGCAAGTTCTCAAGATACgtacaaaaaataaaattccAATGTCCGAATTCGAGGCAAAAGAAACATATGACATAGTAGACTTAGAGAAGAATTTCCCGAGCACACAAACGTCAGAAAAGGTATTCACAGAGAATGGAAGTTTATCCGTTGAAGAACAATTTTCGGTTGACAATACTAAAGCTGCTAAATTAGTGATATTCAGTAATCTAATAAATCGACTAAATGCGGAAACGAACGGTATCGACCCAATATCTGATGAAGACAAAACTGAGGGATCTGTTCTAAATGCAACAACTATGTGGTTCTCCGCTAATTTAGTACTTTCGGCATATGCTGTTGGTGCTTTGGGCCCCCTAGCTTTTGGCCTGAATTTCGGGACATCAGTTCTGACAGTCGTTTTCTTTAACATTTTAGGAGTATTACCTGTTGCATTCTTTTCACTTTTTGGTCCAGAATTAGGTCTAAGGCAGATGATTTTATCGAGATTTTTAACGGGTAATATTACAGGAAGAATTTTCTCGTTATTTAATTGTGTCGCTTGTGTTGGGTGGTGTGTTTTAAACACAATTGTTGCAGCACAGTTGCTAAATATGGTCAATGAAGGTGGACATCAATTACCACTATGGGCAGGCTGTCTTGTCATCATTTCAGGTACGGTTCTAGTTACATTTTTCGgttttaaaattattcatgCTTATGAAAAATGGTCATGGGTACCCAACTTTGCTGTTTTCCTAATTATTATTGCGCGTTTGAAAATGTCAGGTAAATTTTCTGGTGGTGAATGGACTTCTGGCTCAACTACAGCTGGTAACGTCTTATCATTTGGTTGTGCAGCTTTTGGTTATGCTGCTGCTTGGGCGACATACGCGGCGGATTATACTGTTTATATGCCAAGAGatagtaataaattcaaaatcttctttTCCCTAGTAGCGGGGTTAATTTTCCCATTATGCTTTACTATGATATTGGGTGCAGCATGTGCAATGGGTGCTGTCAATGATCCGGTCTGGAAACAATATTACGATACAAATGCAATGGGTGGTTTAACATACGCAATTTTGGTTCCAAATTCATTACACGGGTTTGGAGATTTTTGTTGTGTATTATTAGCCTTATCCACCATCGCTAACAACATTCCAAACATGTATACCATTGCATTGTCCGTCCAAGCTTTTTGGGAGCCATTGGCTAAAATTCCAAGAGCATTATGGAGTGTGGCAGGTAATGCTACAGCATTGGGTATTGCCATTCCAGCATGTTATTACTTCGAATCTTTCCTAGAAAAGTTTATGAATACAATTGCTTATTATGCAgcaatatatatttgtttatcCTGCGCCGAACATTTCGTCTTTAGACGTAGCATCAAAGCATATAATGTGGAAGACTGGAATGATCCATCAAAATTACCCGTAGGGATAGCAGGGTGTGCCGGGTTGATTGTTGGTGCATTTGGTGTAGCCTTAGGAATGTGCCAATCTTATTGGGTCGGTGAAATTGCACGGCTGATCGGAAAATCAGGTGGGGATATTGGATTTGAATTGGGTGGGGGATGGGCGTTCATTACTTACGTTGTCGTTAGATTTTTGGAACTCAAGTATATTGGGCGTTAATTACTATGCCGCAAGTTACAACGCCTATTTTTACATAATACattcttattattcttatttcatcaaaacattatataatgattCTAGATAAACtttaattaatattcttttactTTCAGAGCTCATTGCTAATGTGTTTTGCTTTTGAGGACGATAGACCACGTATACAAAGTGTAGAGTACACCATACCGGGTACTTGCTTAACGCAAATTGCTTTCTATGTACAATTCTTGCATCAGAAAATTAAACAGGCTGATGATTTGTTGATTGTTATGCACAGATTACACTTATTATAATGGGCTGGTTAATCGCAGTTTGTAATATTACCTAGGGAACTTAATGAATAATAGCTTCCACGTTGCCAACTTTGGTTACGAAGTATACTCCAGCTGCCAGTTAGTAGTGACAGAACGAATCAAGAGATCAATTAAGACGTTTCAGGAAAATACTGTGTACAATACAAGAATGTAGAGCCGTTCTCGCCCGTAATCAATCTATAAGTAAATATTAGTGGCAGGATAATAGACTCTTCTGAGAGATACGCCGTCCAAGAAGCGCAATATATCATACTCATGCTAGTAAACCAAGTAATTTGCCGTGTTCAACCGACGGATTTAAAACGCAGAAACAAAGGAGATTGAAACAGTTGAAGATCAAGAGAAAATACACTCATCAATTTTGAATGTCTTTACTAATGTGTGTTTCCTCCTTTCTGCCTAGTTGGTGTACTGGGACCGCtaatatttgatttgaaCTTTCCTATTAGTAGCTTGGCTATCGATTTTgattatcttttttttgtggTACGTACTGTCTTAAAATGACCCATTAGAATAGTGTTGCTTAAGAGTGTACCCTTCAGCGAGAGTCGGAGTTACTGCAATAAAAGTGGcttaaaaaatatagtcTCTAAGATTAATAGAGGTCTACTTCTTCCCATAATGCTCTAGAAATCGAAAAAGAAGGTACGCAGTCAGCTCATTCCATCTGCGCTAATAAGGCAGATTTAAGGGAGCTGCACAAATTGTATAACCCAATAGTTGATTTTAACGATTAATAGCATCGTTTACATATGGAATTCCTATTGAAGTTTTGTATGTCCTATTTATTGTTCGTACTAGACACTGTGTGTTACTTTATTATCCAATTTAGTTATCAAACTCTAGTCACCAGTTTACGTAATGTTAAATACATATGTGGAATTATATCATGCAACTTCTCAGTTATTAGAGTCTACTTTAGACTCCGTCATTTAAGACTTGGActgtacgtacgtacggCTGCATATTCAAACTCATTATGTGTAAACTTTACGTCGTTAAGTTTATTATGAAGTAATTTGACACAGGCTTCTCGAGAAATGATGTTTCCCCTCGGTGCTTGTACAGGGTGTTCTGAGACACATTTCTGATTCTGGATTTCTAATCAATTTCATAACTGTGAAAACAGccaatttatttttcttcacacacgtttattaattttttactCTGGCAAGCAAGGCGAGCCCCGCCGTAGCAGGGGCAGCAGTAGAAAATTTCGATGAGTAAATTGCTTCGAGAAGGACGCTGCAGGCGGACTCTTCCTGCAAGCGCCACTAAATGACACCAGGCTTGTTACGGGTTCGGTTAGGGGGTAGGGTAGACGCAATTTTTCCATCCAAAATTTAGGCTAAGAGTTGGGGTAAAAATTCTCAATTTCTGGCAAGAAGCAGGGTACATTTTCCAACTTTAGGTTACatagaaaaacaaaatctGTTCTGGGATAAGTGCCAGAAAAAGCCGGCCAAAATTACCCAAAAACCCCCGCACAAAAAATTTTAGGCTAGGGCTAGGGCTAAGCTAGGGCTAGGCTAGAAATGTTTTGAAGTAGGGTAGAAACCAGGCTAGGGAGTTCCAAAAGAGGGTAGGctagaaaattatttctaCCCATAACATGCCTGAATGACACGCGAAAATTTATCAcaaaaattttttttttacagAGAATTTTGATAACGCTGATAACTTCTGAATGTTATCTAAAATAATACGCATCATCTCTCGagtaaaaaaatttatataaaacCCTTCCACGTAAATTTTTGTTATCCTTTGAAATACTTTCTTTGAATActctgaaaaatattggcCTTCATCTTGTCTTTTTAGTGtataaactatatataaacaaagCTTCATTGCAGCACATCTTTATATCAAGAATTTCAAACAAATAGAGATGTCTTCATTATCtgataagaaaaatgtttATGAACTAACTACAGATCTAGAAAGAAACTCCGGTTCTTTCATCAACAGTAATACTCATTCTAGCTCGCCAAACGATGATAACGATGTCAAGATAGCTATAACGTATTCAggtgatgaagaaacaCCTTACATAATAGAAAGTTCAGAACCAGCAAAACTTTCCATCTTTAATAGAATAGCATCACAATTAAATGCAGAAACGAACGGTGTGGAACCAATCACTGATGAAGAGAAAACTGATGATTCCTTGTTGAATGCTTCTTCAATGTGGTTTTCCGCAAATTTAGTCATAGCGGCATATGCTCTAGGTGGGTTAGGTCCATTAGTCTATGGTTTAAATTTTGGTACCAGTGTCcttgttattgtttttttcaatattctaGGTTTATTATCTGTGGCATTTTTTTCTGTATTTGGTGCAGAGTTTGGATTAAGACAAATGATTTTATCACGTTTCCTACTGGGGAACATAACTGCTAGAGTTTTTGCAGTGATTAATAGTGTTGCATGTGTGGGTTGGGGTGTTGTCAATACACTTGCATCAGCTCAATTGTTGAATATGGTTAATCATACAAGTGGTCATAGTTGTCCTATCTGGGCCGGTTGTTTAATCATTGTCGGCTGTACAGTATTGGTCACATTTTTCGGTTATAACATTATTCACGCTTATGAAAGATGGTCATGGGTACCAAATTTGGCTGTTTTCTTAGTTATCATTGCAAGGTTATCTAAATCTGGGAACTTCTCTGGTGGTGAATGGACTTCCGGTCCAAATACTGCTGCTAGTGTGTTATCATTCGGTTCTGCAGTTTATGGGTTTGCTACAGGTTATACTACATTTGCAGCTGATTATACTGTCTATATGCCACGTAGTACCAACAAATATAAGATTTTCTTCTCTATTGTTGCAGGTCTATCATTCCCATTATTCTTCACTATGATATTAGGTGCTGCCTGTGCTATGGGTGCTGTTAATAACCCAGCTTGGAAAGCCTACTATGATACTAATGGTATGGGTGGTGTTACATACGCAGTATTGGTTCCAAATTCTCTTCATGGTTTTGGTGAATTTTGTTGTGTTCTTTTAGCTATGTCTACTGTATCTAACAATATCCCAAATATGTATACAGTTGCGCTATCTGTCCAGGCTATATGGTCACCTTTATCCAAGGTCCCAAGAGTTGCGTGGACGATGATGGCCAATGCTGCCACTTTCGGTATTGCTGTTCCTGCAGGCTATTACTTTGATGGGTTTATGGAAAACTTCATGAATACTATTGGTTACTATTTGGCTATTTACACTgcaatttcattatctgaacattttatttacagACATGGATTCAAAGGTTACAACATTGAAGATTGGAATGATACTTCTAAATTGCCAATTGGTATTGCTGGATGTTGTGCTTTAGTTGTAGGTGCATTTGGTGTTGCATTAGGGATGAGCCAAACATATTGGACAGGTGAAATTGCTGTCTTAATTGGTGACTTCGGTGGTGATATCGGGTTTGAATTAGGTGCTAGTTGGGCATTCATAGTATACAATATTTTGAGACCgttagaaataaaatactTCGGTCGTTAGAATCTTTTTAAGTTGATCTTAAAAGAATTGCCCTACCAAATCgcatttttcaaaagttaCAAATTTCCTACAAAAGTAAAAATATCTGTAATAATAGCatagtataataataataaaaagtaTATTAacattcattatattcGACGATATTTGCATAGAAGCAAAGActtattttcaaataatgtaTTTAGTCATTATAGTAACTAAAATAAGGTTCCCCTTAAACATAGATTAGGGGATAGATTAGACTAGTGGAGGGTTTCAATATTGCTCCTTCCAATAAGGTATGGGTCACcaaaattacaaatgaaCTTCGCGACTGGTAATCGTCATATCAACGGTTTTCACGCCAGATAACTAAAGCCTTACCGTCCTCGTCAACAAAATGCGGACAAACGTTCGTACCTTCACTAAGAGTATATAACTCCAAGTACCCTCATCTCCTTGGCCCATACTACAATGCATCCGACTTATGAGATTACGCTGATATCCTCTTAAAGTTGGAGACTACCTTTCACTAAACAGGCGAGAGTGTAAAATATGCGATTTAGAGGAAGAGGTATTGCCAAATGTTGCaaacattattttttcttttattattatttggatgTTTTCTGTTACAAATAGGTGTGTCGTAGCTAGTTATGTGAATTAAGAATTATCACAATGCGCTAGGTTCGAGGTAATGCTTGAAACTACCTTCTGTGCTATATATGTCCGTAGATACGTAAGGTTTTCGAATTACAGTTAAGATTTTCGTAGTTAAAAtaggaaaaggaaaaggtTGGATTGGAATGTTAATAGGGAAAGATATGTaagaaagattataaaGGGTTTTAAAGACGCGATCTGGATTTCTCTCCGTAGTCTATTTTGTGACATATCCGAACCAAAAGTACCTGCCATTATTTTACGGGTATTTTCTTctcaaaatgaaaaatgaaggTCGGTTACCCTGACTTCAACTTAACTTAATGTTGACTCTGTCATGAAAATCCCTTGCGATTCCCATGGTGGTTTCTCACCATATCAACAGTAACTGCTAAGAAAACCCCGTTGAACTCCATTTTTTACTCCGTCGAAGCTAATTTCAACTGCCTGGTTCCTCTAATATAAAACAGAGGATAATAATTACTGCTGCTGCCACATATAGATAATTAAATACGTCCCATTAGTTAATAAAAGATCCATATTACGCATTAAATATTTACGCACGTATGGTTTGAGTCATTCATTAACCTCTTGTTTTCAGTACCTATGtaacttttctttttatttaaacTGCAACTCTAACTTCAAATTTGTAATTCGAAATTTCATCCTATTTCGTCATTTGGAATAcatcaatattttatcaatCGGAAAAAAGTATAATCGAAACAAACACGTAAATACCTGTTAGATACTTACACCAGAAAACAACACATatacaaaacaaaaatatggaTTTAGTTAACCACTTGAACgatagattattatttgctaTTCCAAAGAAGGGACGTCTTTATGAAAAAAGTGTCACTATATTGAATGGATCAGATATTAAATTTCACCGTTCACAAAGATTAGATATTGCATTATGTACCACATTACCAATCGCCCTGATTTTCTTACCTGCTGCAGATATCCCAATGTTTGTCGGTGAAGGTAGATGTGATCTTGGTATCACTGGTGTTGATCAAGTTCGTGAAGCTAAGATGGATGTCGAATTACCAATCGATTTGAAATTCGGTAGTTGTAAATTACAAGTTCAAGTCCCAGTTAATGGAGAGTATAAAAATCCTAAACAATTAATTGGTAAGACTATTGTTTCTAGTTTTACTAATTTGACCAAGGAATATTTCGCT
The Naumovozyma dairenensis CBS 421 chromosome 5, complete genome DNA segment above includes these coding regions:
- the NDAI0E04320 gene encoding cytosine permease, with protein sequence MSEFEAKETYDIVDLEKNFPSTQTSEKVFTENGSLSVEEQFSVDNTKAAKLVIFSNLINRLNAETNGIDPISDEDKTEGSVLNATTMWFSANLVLSAYAVGALGPLAFGLNFGTSVLTVVFFNILGVLPVAFFSLFGPELGLRQMILSRFLTGNITGRIFSLFNCVACVGWCVLNTIVAAQLLNMVNEGGHQLPLWAGCLVIISGTVLVTFFGFKIIHAYEKWSWVPNFAVFLIIIARLKMSGKFSGGEWTSGSTTAGNVLSFGCAAFGYAAAWATYAADYTVYMPRDSNKFKIFFSLVAGLIFPLCFTMILGAACAMGAVNDPVWKQYYDTNAMGGLTYAILVPNSLHGFGDFCCVLLALSTIANNIPNMYTIALSVQAFWEPLAKIPRALWSVAGNATALGIAIPACYYFESFLEKFMNTIAYYAAIYICLSCAEHFVFRRSIKAYNVEDWNDPSKLPVGIAGCAGLIVGAFGVALGMCQSYWVGEIARLIGKSGGDIGFELGGGWAFITYVVVRFLELKYIGR
- the TOD6 gene encoding Tod6p (similar to Saccharomyces cerevisiae YBL054W and DOT6 (YER088C); ancestral locus Anc_7.372), with translation MPVPKSIRGVNHVSSSITPTRITPIGMNPKIERKQQKHNTFEQLSSSSSWSSASISSPYQQSDNLLTKNSTAKDAIDNTGPHPKKNSTKITMAQGPTATENENKNKNPSSWEPEDDILLRQLKELKKLGWKEIAQHFHNRTPNACQFRWRRLKSGNLKSNKTALLDLSQLTMGSDIKRSSTPLEPIVSSNGSTSDKYKDLIPKSNKPKAVVSIIEPKRKETIDDNTISTSFNGFVSPKNIRSNISIDKTLLSPPPGLPKLPASHTNATKASKSFVKPRSFSHSVTRPNFSTSQSSVATSMKLQPDAENIGFIPKIIIKSRRSSFATNFNNTTNNINNNINNNINNAPTNSNLLSTMKTTLVTSKSRRNSFLPSSHQHHHQHTYINNNNNHLHTMNHPHHQYHHNTPRRLSFNYNNSNNNSNTNSVTNSRRSSMVMAPNSANIVFNNYQPSLPNTRKNSITVLRKEQLPSAVHTNSIEPQQQEQRHSFSSKFTFINSENPHANHRDRKELFSMWTNDEDDVLKIGNSKKLSAIELSILLPNKSDNQIETRMKKLFTTKEEERDHDDALDGDHLSVLHSYSKMKTDIIDDSVNENKYLPTPKFSPSDE
- the NDAI0E04330 gene encoding cytosine permease (similar to Saccharomyces cerevisiae FCY2 (YER056C); ancestral locus Anc_7.236), whose amino-acid sequence is MSSLSDKKNVYELTTDLERNSGSFINSNTHSSSPNDDNDVKIAITYSGDEETPYIIESSEPAKLSIFNRIASQLNAETNGVEPITDEEKTDDSLLNASSMWFSANLVIAAYALGGLGPLVYGLNFGTSVLVIVFFNILGLLSVAFFSVFGAEFGLRQMILSRFLLGNITARVFAVINSVACVGWGVVNTLASAQLLNMVNHTSGHSCPIWAGCLIIVGCTVLVTFFGYNIIHAYERWSWVPNLAVFLVIIARLSKSGNFSGGEWTSGPNTAASVLSFGSAVYGFATGYTTFAADYTVYMPRSTNKYKIFFSIVAGLSFPLFFTMILGAACAMGAVNNPAWKAYYDTNGMGGVTYAVLVPNSLHGFGEFCCVLLAMSTVSNNIPNMYTVALSVQAIWSPLSKVPRVAWTMMANAATFGIAVPAGYYFDGFMENFMNTIGYYLAIYTAISLSEHFIYRHGFKGYNIEDWNDTSKLPIGIAGCCALVVGAFGVALGMSQTYWTGEIAVLIGDFGGDIGFELGASWAFIVYNILRPLEIKYFGR